The DNA segment CACCGACCGTTCGCTCGATCACCGCGGACGACGAACACGGCGCGGCCTGGCTCTCGATTCGCGCGCTCGACGTACTCCGCGACCGGGCGGGGCTACTCGTTCGAGAACGTGGCGACGAGTCCGCGTCCGGATCGACCGCCGAGCAGGTCGGCGACGCGAACGCGGACGACGAGTGGGACGAGCTCGCGGCGCTCGCGACCCGGTTGCTCGAAGCGCGCCCGAGTATGGCCGTCCTGCGAAACCGGGTCAACCGGGCGATGAACGACGCGCTGACCGCACACGACGATTCGTCGGCCGACACCGACGGTGATCCGGCGGGATCCGGGACGGCGACGGAACCGACGACGGGCGCCGGCGCCGTCCTCGAATCCACGATCGACGGGATCGACCGGGCGGTCGACGCCGATGCGGCAGCGACGCGTGCGGGCGCCGAGTTCGTGACGGGACGGGTCCTCACACTCTCACGATCGGGAACCGTCCGCGACGCACTGCGAGCTGGTGAACTGGATCGGGTCTTCGTCGCCGAATCCCGGCCGGGTAGCGAGACCGACCGGAGGGAGGTCTCGGAGAATTCGAGCGGTGAAACCGCGGGTAGCGAGACCGACCGGCGGGAGGGCTCGGAAGATGCGGGCGGCGAGGGCGTCGGCGTCGCCGAGGAACTCGCGGCGTTCGTCCCGGTCACGCTGTGTGCCGACGCCGCGGTCGCTCACGTGCTCGCGACGGAATCGATCGACGCCGTCGTCGTGGGGGCCGACACTGTCCTCCCCGACGGAGGTGTGGTCAACAAGGTCGGGACGCGGGCCGCGGCGATTGCGGCGGCGGCCGAAAACGTCCCCGTCTACGCGATCACCGCGAGCGCGAAGGTCTCGACGCGCGACGGCGTCAATCTCGAGTCGGGCGACCGGCGAGCGCTCTACGTCGGCGACGCCGCTATCGACGTGACGAACCCGACGTTCGACGTGACGCCGGCCGAGTACGTCACGGGGCTCGTCACCGAACGCGGGATCCTCGACCCGGACGAGATCGAGCCGATCGCGGACGACTTTCGCGCGTACGAGGCGTGGCGCTGACGCCGTCGCGGCGTCCGGAGTGACGGGCCCTGGCGACGGGCCTGCCGATCGACCGAAGCGACACATCGATACCGGTTCGGCGAGAAGGACACGTGGGCGGCGGTGACGAACAGTTACCCCCACCGAGCCCCGTGTGACGAGGGACTTTCCCGAGCCGCCCATTCTCCGGGATCGGTACGTCACCAGCGCCGGTTCTCCGGGAGTGCGTACTCTGAGGAGCCCGTCCTGTCGCTGATCGACCAGTCCGTGCGGTCTATCCCGACGCGATCGTCGAATCGATCGCTCGTCGTGAAAATCATCTACACGGATATACGACCGATGTACTAAGAATCTATATACGTTTAGATCGGCATGAGAGAAGGGTTTCTCGTCGAAAGTGTATTCGATCACCGATATGTATGAGTATCTATATAATTTCGGTTCGGACGCAATCCTTTTCCACCGCACCATCGAACGTCTGGTATGTCACGAGTTACCGAATTTCGTGAGGTGTTCGGAGAGACCTTCGCGAGCGACGAGACGGAGTCGCCCGTCGAGACCCGAGAGATCACGTACGAGACGCGCGACGGGAGAGAACTCACCGGAACGATCTACGACTCGGGTGTTCGCCCCTCGCCGGCGGTCGCGATGGTCTACAGCCCGATCTTACACCTCCCAGATAAGTACGAGACGTACGGGCAGTTCCTGGCGAAGCGAGGGTACACCGCGTTCGTCCCGAACCACAGTCTCTCGGGGATGGAAGAAGCGATCGACGAGTTCGCCGACGCCGGGCGCTGGCTCAAAGACCGGGACTGGATCGACGAGGACCGCGTCGCCGTCTACGGTCGGTCGGCGGGCGGTCACGACGTCTACTTCCAGTTGGCCAAATACCCGGGCCTCTGGGCCGCCGGGATCGTCTGGGCAGGTGTCGCCGATATGATTCCGCTCCTCGAGTGGGGCCACATTCCGGACCACGTCCTCCGACGACTCGGAGAT comes from the Halovivax cerinus genome and includes:
- a CDS encoding NUDIX domain-containing protein — translated: MTDENPVDGDESDSTSTEPDHVVTAFLRNRGEILACRRSDDVGTYPGAWGGVSGFAEGDPDEQVRVEIREETGLPDDAVSLVRSGRPLSVSDPDIGREWVVHPFLFDVDTREIELSDEHTDAAWIPPTDLAVGDRETVPKLWETYERVAPTVRSITADDEHGAAWLSIRALDVLRDRAGLLVRERGDESASGSTAEQVGDANADDEWDELAALATRLLEARPSMAVLRNRVNRAMNDALTAHDDSSADTDGDPAGSGTATEPTTGAGAVLESTIDGIDRAVDADAAATRAGAEFVTGRVLTLSRSGTVRDALRAGELDRVFVAESRPGSETDRREVSENSSGETAGSETDRREGSEDAGGEGVGVAEELAAFVPVTLCADAAVAHVLATESIDAVVVGADTVLPDGGVVNKVGTRAAAIAAAAENVPVYAITASAKVSTRDGVNLESGDRRALYVGDAAIDVTNPTFDVTPAEYVTGLVTERGILDPDEIEPIADDFRAYEAWR
- a CDS encoding alpha/beta hydrolase family protein, which codes for MSRVTEFREVFGETFASDETESPVETREITYETRDGRELTGTIYDSGVRPSPAVAMVYSPILHLPDKYETYGQFLAKRGYTAFVPNHSLSGMEEAIDEFADAGRWLKDRDWIDEDRVAVYGRSAGGHDVYFQLAKYPGLWAAGIVWAGVADMIPLLEWGHIPDHVLRRLGDPYENAEHWWDRSPITHFENIEDPLLVLHGTADEIVPTSQARLVQRRLHSLGFEEGEDFEFDTFAGLTHGDLDADGKYKKWNRIDTFLDDRL